AATCTCTCCCTCCGTATTCAAGGAGAAGAAGTCATCCTTACCCGCCAAAATGTTATCATCGAGGAAGCTACCTTCGACACCCGGTTTTTTGCATCAGGAACGCAGCGAGGGAGCCGATCGCCCGGTTATGGAGGTTTTGAAGGTGACAGCGGGCACAGTACTCTAGCTCGGGCCGGTATCGCCAAGCGACTGAATACCGGTGCAGATTTACAGGTCAGTTCCAACTACACGCGCAAAAGTAGCAGTGGTTCCACTCAGATCCTAAATCCCTCTCATACGTCCGACCTATCTATGTCATTGAGGCAACCTCTCTTGAGAGAAGGAGGAACTGAGATGAATCTCCTGATGTTGCAAAACGCCGAGTTGCTTGCCGCGCAAACCGAACTCAATTTGCAGGACCAAGCATTGGTGCTCATGAGTGACACTGAAGTTGCTTATTGGGATCTCGCTTATGCACACGAAGTGAAGAAGGTCAGAGAAGCCAGTTTAGAGGTGGCTAAAAAACTGCTTGAAGAGAACGAAGCTCGCGAAGGGGTGGGCCTGGCCACCAACATTGACGTCATCCAATCCCAAGTATTCGTGGCGACCAGCCAAGAAGCAGTCATTACCGCAAGCGCTCTGATAGAAGACAGCCAGGATCAACTCTATCGGCAAATGGGTTCCAACGAATACCCTGAAGGCCTTGTATCCGTATGCCAACTACCTGATATTTCGACCGAAGACGTTGGGTCGCCTACTTCATTACCTGCAATTCTAGCCAACAATCCGAGATATCGGGCTCAGGAAATCAAGGTTACTTGGTTCGAGAATTTTGTGAGAGCCGGACGAAACTTGATGCTACCTACCGTTGACCTGGTTGCCGGTATGGGATTTTCAGGTTTGGATGATTCATTGGTCGACAGCTACGGGAACACCCTAGAACGGGATGGATACGATTGGACGGCCGGCATAGAATTCAGTATACCCTGGGGACAAAGAGAAGATAAGGCCCAATACCAACGTTCCCTTAGCCTGCTACGACAGGAAGAGCTCAGACTGGAAGATCAGGAACAGGAAGCGAAGGAAACCAATCGCTTCCTTTGGAGAAGATGGGTTTTAGGTCTCGAACGGGTCAGGGCCGCAAAATTATCGCTCGAACTCTCCATCGAGCAATTCGATCGCGAGCAATCGAAATACGAAAGCGGCTTGTCTACATTTCGAGAATTACTGGAAGCCCGGGAAGACCAAGACGATGCCAACCTAAGATACCTCAGCTTTATTCTTGAGGCGATTAAGGCTCAGATTATCAGCAAGGAGTTGGATGCTTCGCTACCTCAGCGCTACGGCCTGTCCTGGGATTCCACCAGCAGCCTGATTTATCCGGAGGAGCCCACAGAAGAATAGCTCGTTTGGATCATTGCCAAATCCTGATGAATTCCAAAACTCCGGAACATGAGGATATTCCTGCTACGCAGTGCTGAAGCAAATCAGAGCAAAAAGGATACACGTCGTAAACTGACGAGTAATGGCATCGAATCTCTGGCGGTCTTAGTAGATTTTCTCAAAAAGAAAGAGCTAGGGGACATCCAAGAAATTCGGCACAGCCCTTATGTTCGCACAACGCAAACAGCCAAACGATTCAAGAAACTCACGGGTATAAAAGCAAAGACACGTGAGACCCCCTTGCTTGAACCTACCGCAGATTTTCGAATCTTGGCTGATTTCATTGAATCATCCAACGAAACGCTTCTTTTGGTCGGGCACCAGGCTCAGCTTGCTCACTTAGGCTCTTACCTCCTTACACGCGAATCCGATTTGGCAATTTTGGACTTAAAACCGGGCGGAATGGCCTGCTTACAAGCCAACACTTCTGAGGAAGAACATGGAGCCTCGGGCTTGGCATGGCAGCTGAGCTGGCAGATTCGCCCTCGCATGCTTTAGTAAGTATGCACGGCCGGTTATTTAAGATCACATGAGGGAAAAACCGATTCTTCCAACTTTGTGTGGTTCATGACCCATTCGACCTCTGATTAAAGGCCTTAATGAATTACTTAAGCTCCTTTAATTTAATAACTTATATAGGTAAAAGGAGTTTCCAATTCGAAGAATCTAGCTAGGGTTAATCCTATAGCTTAACGGGACTTTTCAGGAGACACAAAGGCCCGTTGAGCATAGTTCGTTGAAACTATTGCGCTAATTAAAAAAGCGAACCAGGTAGATCAGTTAATGATTAGATCCTAGCATTGCTGTTGAACCGCTGTCGAGGAAGGCGTTGGAGATGATTGAGAAGACAGCAGGGAGATGATCAGCAGTAAGAGAATTTGGGAGCCTGGTTCGCTGCGCAATGTTTCTGAAAGCCTTCAAAGAATGCGCTATATAAGGTATTTACCCTAATTCCGCTTACACTTAGTAGAAAATCGCAATTTTTTTGGGGAAAATCCCTCTATTTCGTCGACCTGAGGTATTATCGGTTTACTTATTCACAAACTTGGTGCGTATCCTGCTTTAAAATCCTAATAGTCCTTTAACCTGCTAAGATGAATCTTTCTGAAGTTCAATCGAAAGACCTTCCGCGTGTACTCGTCATTGAAGATGAACTTGGCCCAAGGGAGAGTCTCCGTTACCTCCTAGGCGAAGAATTCAAAGTTGATGTGAGTGACCGCGTAGAAGGTGGCTTGGAGAAAATTAGCCAAACTAAATACGATACCATCATCATGGACATTCGACTGCCATCGATGAATGGCATCGAAGGCTTGGCCAAAGTACGCGAGATCGACCAAGAGGTCTCCATCATCATGCTTACCGGCTATGGTAATCTTGAAACAGCCCAAGAAGCTATAAAGCTGGGCGCAAACGAGTACGTTACCAAACCTTTCGATATTCACCGGATGCTGGAGACGGTGAAGAAACATGCCAAGGAGTCGGACCTACGCCGCAAGCGCGGCTTCATGCTGAAGGAAGTCCAAAAGATGAACGACATCCTGAAAGGCCAGTTGGAGGAACGTGAATCCATGGCTTCGTGGGGTAAGGCATCTGCAAGGCTTGTTCATGACCTCTCCTCCCCACTCACTGCCATACTTGGTTACAGCTCTCTTCTTTTACATGAAGTGCAAAACGCATAAGGCTCGGCCGATGTCTCCATGGACAATGCACTCGCTTATGCAGAGACCCTGGAACGAAATGCCAACTATTGCAGAGAACTGGCTCAATCATGGAAAGAGGTCTGTAAGGGAAACAACTCCACGGAGGTGTTCTCGGTTTTAGACGCAGTTCAGAAAGTAAAAGCAGATATCTTTTTTGACGACGAGAACATCATCGTTGAAGGAGACAGCTCTCTCTCCGTCTCTGGAAGCATCACCGAACTACCCCGACTCTTTCAAAACCTTATCCGTAATGGGCTGGAAGCGAAGAATGAGGACTATGTGGAAGAAGTATCGGTTCATGTGAAAATAGAAGCCGCAGATGGCGAGGCCATTGTTTCAGTTACCGACAACGGCTGCGGAATGAGCCAGGAAGTCTGCCAACAAATGCAACAAGGCAACTTTACTACGAAGGGCGACAAAGGCACAGGATTAGGATTTATCATTTGCAGACGTATAGTAGAAGCCCACGACGGAACCATATCAGTTAATTCGGAGGAAGGAACGGGAACTACGATTACCTTTTCCTTGAAGACATGGACACCCAATTAATGAGTCAGCTCCACGTTTGGGATAAAGTTGATGATTTAGAAGTAATCCCAGGAGACCACATCGAGCCGGCCATGAGTAGGACGACTCGTGAAGTCCCGTGCCTTCTGAAACCGGCTACTCGTGAGAGCTTGATTGAGGTGGTCTCCATCGCCAGGGAACGAAAGATCCGCATCTACCCTGTCAGCTTAGGGAAGAACTGGGGCTATGGTGCTCACTTACCCGTGGAAAACGATTGCGTCATCGTTAGCCTGGAAAAGTGGAAAAAGATAGGGCCCTGCGATCCCGAATCCGGAAAGATCTATATAAAACCGGGTGTTTCCCAGATCGAACTCTACAATTACCTGGAAGAACACCATCCAGAATTCACTTACAATGTGACGGGTGCAGGAAGCGATACCAGGATCATCGGCGGCTATGAAAACGTTACGGATCGTCTAAAGTCAGACTATCAGGAACGAGTCGATGAGCTGGACACTATTTTTAATACCCTCGGACTGATTCTCTCCCACGAGCTTCGCAATCCGCTCGTTTCGTTAAAGACCTTTGCTCAACTCCTTGGAGTCAAAGACAAGGATGCTCCTCTACCAGCCGACTTTGTTTCCACCATCCAAACGGAAGTGGAACGCCTAGAAGGTGTTGCCGACGATCTCTTTGGCCTCAACGACATGGGGAAGCAAACCATCGAGTCCACCGACATACGGATGATCATCAATCGTATCGTCCAGGATCTCGACCACAACATCGTCACCGTCAAGTTTGGCAAAAACGTAAACCCTTTCCAGGGTGATGCCATCAAGCTGGAAGAGGGACTCAAGGACATGATTCTTCACATGTATGAATCGCTCAAGGAGGACGGGAGTTTAGTTATCCTCGTAGAAGGAAAGCAGACCAAAGGCACCCAAATCACCGTACGGGGTGGTGGCATCGAAGAAGAGAAGACCTTTCCCAATTCAAAAACCAAATCCCAGCCGGAAGCGATCAGCCTCAAGTTCTTCAAAGCTTGCCAGACCATTAAAAAACACCGCGGTCTCGTTAAAATACGTAAAAGCAAAAACGGCTACGACCTCCAGATCCTCATCCGCGAACCCTCCTAGAGAGCCTTGCCCGCCTATTTTTCTTTGACTCACCGTCGGAACCCCTTTCGCTAGGCAGGTTTTTCAAATCATGGCAGAAATTTCCAAAGCTTACGATCCTTCCTCCGTCGAATCCAAGTGGTACGAGCGTTGGGAAACGCAAGGAGCCTTCAAAGGGCAACGCGACGAATCACGCGATCCTTACGCGATCATGATTCCTCCACCCAATGTAACCGGCATGCTGCACATGGGGCATATCCTGAACAATACCTTGCAGGATATGCTCATCCGTCGAGCTCGGCTGGAAGGGAAAGCAGCCCTCTGGCAACCAGGCATGGACCACGCCGGAATCGCCACCCAAACCAAGGTCGAAAAAGAGATTCGCAAAGACGGACTCCATCGTCGCGACCTGGGCCGCGAGAAATTCGTAGAAAAGGTCTGGGAGTGGAAGGACAAACACGGTGGCATTATCCTCAACCAGCTACGCAAACTCGGTGCTTCCTGCGATTGGGATAGAACTGCTTTTACCCTCGATGAAGGTTACCAAAAAGCTGTCCTCACCGCTTTTGTAAAGCTCTACCAAAGAGGTTATATATATAGAGGGCTGAGAATGAGTAACTGGTGTCCTGCCAGTCAGACTGCACTGAGCAATGAAGAGGTCATCATGAAGCCTCAGAAGAGTAAGCTCTGGAAAATGCGCTATGAACTGGTGGAACCAGCCACTTCAGCCGACGGCAGCCCACTCACGCACCTAGACATTTCGACCACCCGTCCAGAAACAATCATGGGGGACTCAGCCGTCGCCGTTCACCCGGAAGACGACCGTTACAAACACCTCGTCGGCAAGATGATCTACCGGCCGTTTCCGAAGGAGCCCATTCCCATTGTTGGAGACGAAGCAGTTGAGAGAGAGTTTGGCACAGGTTGCCTGAAGGTGACGCCAGCGCACGACGCCGTCGACTTTGAGATTGGTAAACGACACGACCTGCCAGTCATCGATGTATTTAATCCCGATGCTACTTTAAACGAGCTGGCCGGAGAACCGTTCGTCGGCATGGATCGATTTAAGGCACGAAAAGTCGCCATCCAATTGCTCGAGGAGCAGGGACTCTTGGTAGCGACAGAAGACTACGAAAACAACGTAGGCTTTTCAGAACGAGCCGATGTTCCCATCGAACCGCGCCTGACTGAACAATGGTGGTTACGCTATCCAAAAGTCGACGAAGCCAAGCGAGTCGTTGAAGCAGGTATTATAAAGTTCCACCCCAAACGCTGGGAGAATGTTTACCTTCACTGGCTGAACCATGGTCAGGACAACAATATCGACTGGTGTCTAAGTCGCCAACTCTGGTGGGGTCACCGTATTCCTGTATGGTATAAGAAAGGCATCGATCGCAAAGAAATCGACCTCAGTAATCCCGACCACATTCACGTTTCAGTCGAAGGTCCAGAGGATCCGGAAAACTGGGAACAGGAAGAAGACGTTCTCGATACCTGGGCCTCTTCCTGGCTCTGGCCTTTTGCCACTCTCGGTTGGCCCAATACTTCAGAAGATCTGCAAAAGGATCTCGAATTCTTCTATCCGACCAGTGTGCTTTGCACGGGCTTTGATATCATCTTCCTCTGGGTCGCACGCATGATCATGGCGGGCCTCGAGTTTATAGGTGATGAAGAGAAGACACTCACGGATGAACAGTTGCGTGAGCGTATCCCTTTCAAGGACGTCTACATCACCGGACTGATTCGGGATGAGAAAGGTCGGAAAATGTCCAAGTCTCTTGGCAATTCGCCGGACCCACTGGATCTCATTGCCAAGTATGGCGCCGATGGCGTTCGCTTCGGTATCGTAAATATCGCACCGAGTGGCCAAGACATTCTCTTTAGCGAGCAACGCATTGAGATTGGTCGTAATTTCTGTAATAAGTTGTGGAACGCCTGCCGCTTCCGCCAAATGAGTGGTGAGAGTTTCGACAACTCCTCCATCGAGGCGATTCTCCAACGAATCGATGGCAGTCTGTTTGATGACTACGATCACTGGATTCTCCATCGACTTCTGGAAACCAATCAGCGCTTGGCCGATTCTTTTGACGCCTTCGAGTGCAACCAGGTTACTCACCTGCTCTACGAATTCTTCTGGAGTGATTTCTGCGACACCTATGTGGAAGTCTCCAAGTCGAAGCTCATTCAGGACGGGTTGAAAAACAATGTTCTGGCCATCCAGGACCTGGTTATTCGCCAGCTACTTCTAATGCTGCAGCCACTCACTCCGCATATCGCCGAAGAGCTGTGGGGGCAACTCGGCTACAGCAAGGAAAGCGCGCTCCTTCAGCACAATCAGATTGAATCGACTGATCAATTGGAAGGTCTTCTTAAGGACCAGTCTGTTTCTCTAGACAAGGAAGCAGCAGGCAAGGTCGATCGCCTGGCAGAAATCATTTCCAAGACTCGTGCCTTAAAAGCTGAATACAACTTGGCTAGCAAAAGGGATGTTTCGTTCTTCTACAAAGCAAGTGAATCAGCAGCTGCTCTGATTGAAGGGCACATGGACTCTCTATTGAAGCAGATCGGGGCTGAAAAAATGGAAGCCACTGCCGAGGACAAAGACCTCCCGGCCAGCGTCTCCGAGCTTGGAACCGTCTATATCGACTTGAGTAGCAGTATCGATGCGGATGCCGAAAAAGATCGTTTAAACAAGGAGTTGCAAAAGCTGCAAAAGGCCATCGCTGCAGGTGAAGGCAAGCTGAAGAACGAAAAGTTCATCAGCAATGCTCCGCCCAATATTGTGGAAGGTGCCAAAGCACAACTCGCTGAATCTGTTGCCAAGAAAGAAGAACTGGAAAAGCTCTTGGCCCGCCTTGGATAATCGGTCGGACATTCCGCACCCTTGGTAAAGATTACTGGGAATCTCGCTTGCTAAAAAATCCGGAGGCGCGGCTTTACCCTTCAAGCTTCTTTGATCTAGCATCTTGTATATGAATAGAAACCGTCTTGGAAGTAGTCCTATTGTGGTGTCTGAACTCTGCCTCGGCACCATGACCTTTGGAGGCAGTTGCGACGAGGCAACCGCTCATAAGATTATGGATCGAAGTGTGGATGCCGGTATCGACTTCTTCGATACCGCCGAGATGTACCCTGTCCCACCGAAGAAGGAATGGGTCTATCGCACC
This genomic stretch from Opitutia bacterium ISCC 52 harbors:
- a CDS encoding FAD-binding protein; translated protein: MDTQLMSQLHVWDKVDDLEVIPGDHIEPAMSRTTREVPCLLKPATRESLIEVVSIARERKIRIYPVSLGKNWGYGAHLPVENDCVIVSLEKWKKIGPCDPESGKIYIKPGVSQIELYNYLEEHHPEFTYNVTGAGSDTRIIGGYENVTDRLKSDYQERVDELDTIFNTLGLILSHELRNPLVSLKTFAQLLGVKDKDAPLPADFVSTIQTEVERLEGVADDLFGLNDMGKQTIESTDIRMIINRIVQDLDHNIVTVKFGKNVNPFQGDAIKLEEGLKDMILHMYESLKEDGSLVILVEGKQTKGTQITVRGGGIEEEKTFPNSKTKSQPEAISLKFFKACQTIKKHRGLVKIRKSKNGYDLQILIREPS
- a CDS encoding response regulator; its protein translation is MNLSEVQSKDLPRVLVIEDELGPRESLRYLLGEEFKVDVSDRVEGGLEKISQTKYDTIIMDIRLPSMNGIEGLAKVREIDQEVSIIMLTGYGNLETAQEAIKLGANEYVTKPFDIHRMLETVKKHAKESDLRRKRGFMLKEVQKMNDILKGQLEERESMASWGKASARLVHDLSSPLTAILGYSSLLLHEVQNA
- a CDS encoding valine--tRNA ligase, coding for MAEISKAYDPSSVESKWYERWETQGAFKGQRDESRDPYAIMIPPPNVTGMLHMGHILNNTLQDMLIRRARLEGKAALWQPGMDHAGIATQTKVEKEIRKDGLHRRDLGREKFVEKVWEWKDKHGGIILNQLRKLGASCDWDRTAFTLDEGYQKAVLTAFVKLYQRGYIYRGLRMSNWCPASQTALSNEEVIMKPQKSKLWKMRYELVEPATSADGSPLTHLDISTTRPETIMGDSAVAVHPEDDRYKHLVGKMIYRPFPKEPIPIVGDEAVEREFGTGCLKVTPAHDAVDFEIGKRHDLPVIDVFNPDATLNELAGEPFVGMDRFKARKVAIQLLEEQGLLVATEDYENNVGFSERADVPIEPRLTEQWWLRYPKVDEAKRVVEAGIIKFHPKRWENVYLHWLNHGQDNNIDWCLSRQLWWGHRIPVWYKKGIDRKEIDLSNPDHIHVSVEGPEDPENWEQEEDVLDTWASSWLWPFATLGWPNTSEDLQKDLEFFYPTSVLCTGFDIIFLWVARMIMAGLEFIGDEEKTLTDEQLRERIPFKDVYITGLIRDEKGRKMSKSLGNSPDPLDLIAKYGADGVRFGIVNIAPSGQDILFSEQRIEIGRNFCNKLWNACRFRQMSGESFDNSSIEAILQRIDGSLFDDYDHWILHRLLETNQRLADSFDAFECNQVTHLLYEFFWSDFCDTYVEVSKSKLIQDGLKNNVLAIQDLVIRQLLLMLQPLTPHIAEELWGQLGYSKESALLQHNQIESTDQLEGLLKDQSVSLDKEAAGKVDRLAEIISKTRALKAEYNLASKRDVSFFYKASESAAALIEGHMDSLLKQIGAEKMEATAEDKDLPASVSELGTVYIDLSSSIDADAEKDRLNKELQKLQKAIAAGEGKLKNEKFISNAPPNIVEGAKAQLAESVAKKEELEKLLARLG
- a CDS encoding HAMP domain-containing histidine kinase, which translates into the protein MDNALAYAETLERNANYCRELAQSWKEVCKGNNSTEVFSVLDAVQKVKADIFFDDENIIVEGDSSLSVSGSITELPRLFQNLIRNGLEAKNEDYVEEVSVHVKIEAADGEAIVSVTDNGCGMSQEVCQQMQQGNFTTKGDKGTGLGFIICRRIVEAHDGTISVNSEEGTGTTITFSLKTWTPN
- the sixA gene encoding phosphohistidine phosphatase SixA, coding for MRIFLLRSAEANQSKKDTRRKLTSNGIESLAVLVDFLKKKELGDIQEIRHSPYVRTTQTAKRFKKLTGIKAKTRETPLLEPTADFRILADFIESSNETLLLVGHQAQLAHLGSYLLTRESDLAILDLKPGGMACLQANTSEEEHGASGLAWQLSWQIRPRML
- a CDS encoding TolC family protein codes for the protein MRRSFCTILLCLSAICTASNAQTPEFLDVNEAVVRALGQNLSLRIQGEEVILTRQNVIIEEATFDTRFFASGTQRGSRSPGYGGFEGDSGHSTLARAGIAKRLNTGADLQVSSNYTRKSSSGSTQILNPSHTSDLSMSLRQPLLREGGTEMNLLMLQNAELLAAQTELNLQDQALVLMSDTEVAYWDLAYAHEVKKVREASLEVAKKLLEENEAREGVGLATNIDVIQSQVFVATSQEAVITASALIEDSQDQLYRQMGSNEYPEGLVSVCQLPDISTEDVGSPTSLPAILANNPRYRAQEIKVTWFENFVRAGRNLMLPTVDLVAGMGFSGLDDSLVDSYGNTLERDGYDWTAGIEFSIPWGQREDKAQYQRSLSLLRQEELRLEDQEQEAKETNRFLWRRWVLGLERVRAAKLSLELSIEQFDREQSKYESGLSTFRELLEAREDQDDANLRYLSFILEAIKAQIISKELDASLPQRYGLSWDSTSSLIYPEEPTEE